Below is a window of Desmonostoc muscorum LEGE 12446 DNA.
AAGTCAGAATCCAGAATGATTAAAACAGAAGTCAGAATTCTGAATTCAGCAATCTTTATGGCGTTTATGCTTCTGCAATTGTAGAGGATGAAGCGGCTAGGGGAGATACAGCGATCGCAGATAAAAGGCTAAATTTGTTACAATCGTTAATGTTTCTCGATCTCACAGAAGAAACGATTGAAGAGGTTGCATTATCCGTTGCTAGTAAACAGGAGCTAAAAAAATGACTATCACAGAAGACAATTTTCGAGTTCGTCCCATGACCAAAGATGATCTAAAAATTGCCTTAAGCTGGGCAGCTTCAGAGGGGTGGAATCCTGGTATTGATGATGTTGATAATTTTTATATTGCCGATCCTGGCGGTTTTTTAATTGGAGAATTAAACGGTCAAGCTATTAGTTGTATTTCTGTAGTGCGATATAGTCATAAATTTAATTTTATTGGGATTTATATTGTTAAACCCGAAGAACGGAAAAAGGGATTTGGTTTAAAAACATGGCTTGAAGCATTGAAGTTAATTTCTAATCAACCTGCTGCTTTAGATGCTGTCTTACAACAAGTTAATAATTATCAAAAATTTGGTTTTAAACCTGCTCATTCTCATCTCCGTTATCAAGGGATAATTACCGGAAAAATCTTGCCAGATGTGAGGGATTTAAAAACTATTGATTTTGAGCAACTTTGTCGTTATGATGAGCGATATTTTCCTAGTTATCGTCCTCATTTTCTTTCGACATGGATTAATCAACCTCATGGGCAAGGTTACGCTATCATCAACGATGGTGATTTGGTAGGTTATGGAGTGATTAGAAAAGCTACGGATGGCTTTAAAATTGCCCCTCTATTTGCGGAAAATCAAAACATAGCAGAAAAATTATTTTTAGCCCTAGTGACTTATGCAGAAGGAAGTCCTATTTATGTAGATGTTCCTAATATTAATAAAGCCGCTATTCTTTTATTTGAAAAATATCAAATGAATTCTATATTTGAATGTGTACGAATGTACACAGAAGAGCCAACCAATATTGATTGGCACAATATTTTTGGTGTTACTACTTTGGAACTAGGTTAAATGATCCTGAACACTTGTAAAATTGAGATTGGTGGTAGAGCGATCGCCTAAATAAAGAAGATATTCTCGCAAATATTGGCTATAGAACGCTATGCTGATTTTCACAAAGGTAAATTTCAGCATCAATCAGCCCAAGAGGCAATTTTAGTCTGAAATTCCTGGCTTCAACCACAAAATCGTTACTTTACTCTAAAATCTGATTAATTCTGACTTCTGGGTTCGGAATTCTGAGCAATTTAAAATCTAAAATTAACTCACAAAGCTACTTTAGCCTGACCACAAAGTAGCACACATAAAGCCTTGTCACTGTCAAGCTTAAGCTAGTGTATTATATAAACCGCAAAAATGTACTACAAGTGGACATGGACATGATGAAACATAGATTTTGGGCAAGTTATCTGCTTGCGGCTTTAGCATTTATACCCCTAGAACCTCCAAGTATGACTCAGGTTTTAGCAACAGAGTCAATTTACCAACTGGCACAAGCCAGAGCTACTTATACCCAATATATGCAACTTGGTTATAGTGAAACCAAACGAAGAAATTATCGAAAAGCTTTAGGATATTTTCAGCAAGCACAACGCCTACGTCCTGGAGATAAGTATGCTACTGCTGCAATTAGAAATGTTACAGGTTATATTCAACGTGGCAGAAATCGTATTGCCTTTGTCCCTGGTAAACCTGGTAGAGTCAGGTCAGCAGGAACACGGGGAAGTTGCTTTGAAACTGGACAATCTCTGATTCCTTTGACACCCACAGATAAAGAAGCTCAACTAACCACAGCAGAACATCCTACATTCTATTTCTACATTCCTCAAACTTCTACAAAAGTAGAAGCACTAGAATTTGTTTTGCAGGATGATGAGAGCATTGACCCATTGTATAAAGAAACTTTCAAACCTGTTGGACAGAATGGTATTGTTAGCGTAACTGTACCTGCTGATAAAGCATCTCTACAAATCGGTAAAGAATATAATTGGACTTTTTTAATGATTTGCGATCTTCGCAACCGAGATAAAGCTTCATATACAGTAGGTAAAATAGTGCGATCGCGAGATGAAAATCTATCCCTTCAACTCAAACAACCAAACACAGACTTGGAACGTGCAGTTTTGTTTGCCACAGCTGGATTTTGGGAAGACTCTCTCAGAACTTTAGCTAATTTACGCGCCCAGCGTCCTAACGATCCCGAAGTCCAGAAATATTGGGAAGATTTGTTAAATTCTGTAGACATTAAAGAAGTTGTAAACAAACCTCTATTGCCCTGTTGTACTGCCCAGAGATAAATTAACGATTACTTAAAAACCCGGCTTTGATATCAAAGCCGGGTTTTTTTACCTTACAAGGTTTTTATGTTAGGTAAGTCGGTGCAATAAAACCAAACTGTGTAAAGAAAAGTAAATAAGGCTCAAACTCTTTCTCCCCCTGCTCCCTGCCCCCTGCTCCCTGCCTTATCCCAACGATAATTATTTACGCCGACTTACTTACCACGCGGTAGGGGCACAGCATTATATTCTCAAAAAACAAAGGCAAAGAAATTTTGATACATACTCATAACTGAGGTTAAGGTATGCCTTCAGTTAATTGGACAACGCCTGTAAATGGTAGTGAATGAGACTAAGTTATACTGTCTCTAGATAATGTCAAGTTTGTAACTAAGTGAATGATTCTGAAGAAGCAAAACTATATTACGAAAGATAAAGACATGTGAAATTTCTTTGGACTGTATTCTTCGTGAGAAATCTTGTTCTAATCCATTTGGCTGGTTCTGGTTATCTAAGTAACCCGCACCCTGAATAATTCAGGGGATATTGATGCTGAATTTTGTAAAAAATCTGTAATTTAAGCTACATAATAGTTTTTTTTGTACTGAATTATAAGCAAGAAGCTATCAAATAACCATAAGTTGTTGTAGCATCAAGAGTGTTTGAATCAGAACGTAAGGATTGTAGGTAACTACAATAATGGAAGGAATCATTAGAAAACTTAGTGAACTGAATCTTCCTAGCGGAACTATGGTGATTTTAGCGATCGCATCAGAAAATAGTTCTGCCACAGTTGCAACTACTCTCACAGATCGGGGAGTACCGCTTGGCATTGTAGGAGCTATAACCCCAAACAGTCTTTTTCAGGTTGCAGGGAATACTGTAGTAGGATATGGAATTGAAGGGGTTCTCAAATGCATTTATACAAAAACCTTGCCAAAGGAAAACCGTAAATTTTTACCCAACAAATAAATATTTACCCATTACAATAGAAGCTAAAACTGAAGCTGAAAAATCTACTCAGCACAAAAATCAGTAACGATCCTCAAAAAGTTTAAATTCCCAAAAAAGCTGAATAACTTGGATGCCTAGTTGTACTTATATCAACCCACTCTTAACAAAAGTTGAGTTAGGTAATTTTAATTATCAAAGAGCATACTTTTAATAAGGATATAGAGGCTAATGCAGTTAGATAATAGTTCCAAGAACTTAGCAAATTCGAGTAATAAAAAAAATCATTTAAGGGAAGTAGAAGTTGCCATTAGGTCGAGTTTCTTCGTAGAAGATTGTGTAGTAGTAGAGAGGCAGATAGAAAAGTTAAAACATGAGTTAGTTGCTTATGTTGTACCATCAGAAATATTTGTAAGAGAACAGTTGTTATCTCACCTACAAAGAATTGTGCCTAGTGAATGGCTACCGCAGGCGATTGTACCAATATCAACTCTCCCGTTCAATCCATCTGGAGAAATAGATCAAACAGCCCTGAGTAATCTAGAAATCAAAGACAGAGATTTAGTGCAGCGATGGTCAGAGCTAATCAAGTCATTGCCTGAAGTTCAGCAAGTAGCAGTAGTAGTTCAAGAACACCTCAAACATCTATCAGACTTACTTCCTAACTTGACTGACAGAGATAAAGATGACGTTATCATTAATGACATCAATTTAGATAATCCCAACTTGCTACCAGACTGGTTTTATCGCCAGACTTGGCGACGGAAACGATCTGTAACCCAATTGTCTGCAATCAATGGTAACTTCCTAGTATTCCTTGACAAGTTGGGATTAGGGGAATATTTGGGTGCAGAACTCCAAAAACATGGCCACATGTGCGTTGGCATTGAAGCAGGTGTAGACTTTAGGCAACTTGGCAATAACCGCTATCAAATTGCGCCAAATAATCCCGAACATTATCAGCGTTTGCTGTCTGTTCTGACAACTAACAACTTTCAAATCGATAAAATTTTACATCTGTGGAATTATGAAAGTTGCATTAATGAAATTTCCAGTCTCGATTCCTTGGAAGAGGCTCAGACACAAGGTGTCTATAGTCTACTGTCTTTAGTTAAAGCTTTAGCTAATATCCAAAAATTTCATCATCCCATTGAGTTATTATTAGTTTCAACTTATACACAATTTCTATCGAATCATGAAGATATTGCTTATGAAAAGTTTCCTCTTGTGGGGTTGCTGAAAGTAATCGATCAAGAAATACCCCACTTAACTACTCGTCATGTTGATTTAACTGTAGATGAACCTGTGGTGAATGCAGGGCGGATTTTGCAAGAGTTGCATATGCCATCAGGTGAATGTCAGGTAGCTTATCGCCAAGGAGAGCGCTGGGTTCCTCGATTAGAGAAAGTGGATTTTGATCGGGAACAAAAGCAAGACTTTGCCTTTAAAGCAGGTGGAATGTATTTGATTAGCGGCGGACTTGGGGGCGTTGGTGTTGAGATTGCCAAGTATTTGCTCAAGCATTACAAAGCGCGGCTATTGTTGGTTGGGAGGACTGACTTACCCCAAAGAAGTACATGGCAGACTTACACAGGAGAGTCTGTTATATCTCAAAAAATTGCGGCTTATCAAGAACTAGAACAGCTGGGAGGAGAAATTATCTATGAGGCAGTCGATGTCTGCGATTTGCCAGGTTTGCAACAGGTGGTTGAACAGGCTTCGTCTCGTTGGGGATGTGAACTAGACGGGGTGTTGCATTTAGCAGGAACTTATCAAGAGCGATCGCTCTTGGAAGAAAATCATCACACTTGGTCAACAGCCATCCGCGCCAAAGTTGGCGGTGCTTGGATACTTAATCAACTACTACTAGACCATCCCCAAGCAGTTTTTATCAGCTTTTCTTCAGTCAGTAGTTTTTTCGGAGGCGCTAGTGTTGGCACATTTGTCGCCGCCAATCAGTTTCTGGAGAGTTTTGCCCATTATCAGCGCTCTCGGGGTCTCAAGAGCTATTGTTTTAGCTGGAGTTTGTGGGATGGAATCGGCATTAGCCAGGATTACCAAAAGAGCAAATTGGCTCAAACCAAAGGCTACTTTGCCATGTCTGCACCACAAGGATTGTCTTCTTTGCTCATTGGTTTACACCACAATCAGCCGCAGTTGTTAATTGGATTAGATGGTAGTAACCGACATATCCGTGGTTATGTAGAAGATACCTATTCTCTAGAGAAATTAACTGCTTATTTCACTGCTAACAGTAATTCCTCAGTTGGGGAGAAATTAGCAGAATTGGTAGTGAGCGATCGCTTTGGCACACCCAGCACTTGCAATTTTGTCCAGCTACAACACATGCCGTTAACGCAAACAGGTATCATTGACTTCAGACTGCTGACTAAGGGCGATCGCGCCTTAACCAAATACTTGAAGGAACAAACAGAATCTCCTGCTGCGATACCAGATCAAAAACCCGCCCAGGTTTCGAGTTCTCCTCAAGGGATGGCCAACGCAGATATCGCTGTCATTGGGATTGGTTGCCGATTTCCCGGAGCCAATGACTACCAACAGTTTTGGCAGAATCTCGAACAAGGAATCAATAGCATTAGTGAAATTCCCTCTGAGCGATGGGAAGTTGAAGAGTATTATTCCCCTAATCCTCAAGAGCGAAAAAGCATTAGTAAATGGGGAGGGTTTATCGAGAAGATAGACCAATTTGACGCCCAATTTTTCGGCATCTCTGCGAGGGAAGCACAACGAATGGACCCCCAGCAGAGGCTGATGCTGGAGTTAACTTGGTCTTGTATCGAAGATGCTGGATATGCACCATTTCAACTGTCTGGAGGTTCCGTTGGTGTCTTTATCGG
It encodes the following:
- a CDS encoding DUF928 domain-containing protein, encoding MMKHRFWASYLLAALAFIPLEPPSMTQVLATESIYQLAQARATYTQYMQLGYSETKRRNYRKALGYFQQAQRLRPGDKYATAAIRNVTGYIQRGRNRIAFVPGKPGRVRSAGTRGSCFETGQSLIPLTPTDKEAQLTTAEHPTFYFYIPQTSTKVEALEFVLQDDESIDPLYKETFKPVGQNGIVSVTVPADKASLQIGKEYNWTFLMICDLRNRDKASYTVGKIVRSRDENLSLQLKQPNTDLERAVLFATAGFWEDSLRTLANLRAQRPNDPEVQKYWEDLLNSVDIKEVVNKPLLPCCTAQR
- a CDS encoding GNAT family N-acetyltransferase, with the protein product MTITEDNFRVRPMTKDDLKIALSWAASEGWNPGIDDVDNFYIADPGGFLIGELNGQAISCISVVRYSHKFNFIGIYIVKPEERKKGFGLKTWLEALKLISNQPAALDAVLQQVNNYQKFGFKPAHSHLRYQGIITGKILPDVRDLKTIDFEQLCRYDERYFPSYRPHFLSTWINQPHGQGYAIINDGDLVGYGVIRKATDGFKIAPLFAENQNIAEKLFLALVTYAEGSPIYVDVPNINKAAILLFEKYQMNSIFECVRMYTEEPTNIDWHNIFGVTTLELG